The sequence TGCTGGCCAGCGCACCGGGCCACTTCGGCGAATACTATGCCATGAGCGCGCAATCATTCACCGGAGCTGATGCGGTGTTGCTGGGCTTCGCCGATGTCGTGGTCACCGAGGGCTTCGCCGAGAATATCCTCGACGAGCTCGATGAGTTCGTGGGACTGAACGCCGGTGAAATCGCCGCGGCCATCGAGGTGATGCACGGTGCACCTGAGTCTTTCGCGTTGGAAATGGATCAGGGCTGGATCGATCACGCTTTCGGAGCCGTCACTCCGCAAGAAGTCTTCGATCGCCTTCAGCACATGGTTCACCCATCTGCTCAGCGCGCCGCCCAGCAGCTGGCAGCCAACTCCCCGACCAGTGTGGCCAGCGCGTTCTACAACGTGCGTGCAGCACGTGAAGAGCAGGATTTGCGTTCAGCATTAGACCGCGAGCTGCGGCTGGCCCGGTACTTGATGTACCGGCCGGATCTGGCTGAAGGCATCCGCGCCCAGGTCATAGACAAAGACCGCAACCCTACGTGGAGTCCAGCTTCCTTGGAAGAAGTGGATCACGCAGCATTGCGGTCATTAGCTGAAGGAACAGAAGACTAGCTTTCGGCTCCTGGCCGGCCTTCTGGGCGGGTGACATCTGCATGCACCGGGTGGACCTTCGCGGAATCCTTGGGTTCAATCCGCGGTGCGTCTACGGCATCTTCTGGTTCGTGAACGGTTGCCGGGACGATTCCCACGCCCTTGGGAGTTTGGTATTCCAGCGCCGCATGCTCACCGAAGTGATCAGCATCCGCCTCATCCCAGTCTTCCTTCCACGAGATTGGCGTACCTTCAAGCAGTTCGCCGGGGCGCAACCACTGGAACAGCGAAGCGTAGGAACGGGTGGACTGCAGGTTCACTCGACGGCGCAGCATTTGGGTGTTCAGCTGCTCCGGGCTGGTCAACCCCATTGAGGCCATGATCTGTGCGCATTCGGTGACGGTTAAGCGGCTCTTCAGGAATAAGAGTGTAACCACCTGAAACCAACACCCCGATTCCCGGGCATGTCGCCGAGCACGAAAAAGTCGAGGTCTTCCAGAAGAATGGAAGTTACTACACTAGCCATTTTCGAAAGACCTCGACGTTGCTCAATCCTACCTTCACCGCACCAGACCTCACCACTTTCACCAATCTTGACGGCTTGGGACTGACCGCAATCGGGCAACACCTGAGCGCAGCGAAAGCCGAAATCCTCTGCCACGTCACCAACCCGATCCCTTGGTGCCAAACCTGCGGAGCAGCAGGCATTCCACGCGATACCGTCACCCGCCGCCTCGCCCACGAACCATTGGGCTGGCGTCCCACTGTCCTAGTCATCAAACACCGCCGCTACCGTTGCGCCAATTGCCAACGAGTCTGGCGTGAAGAGCTGTCCCAAGCAGTAGCGCCACGCCAGAAAATCAGCAGGACCGGGCTACGCTGGGCGCTGGTTGGACTGGTCTGCCACCACTTGTCAGTCTCCCGAATTGCCGAAGGCCTCGGCGTCACCTGGAATACCGCCAATGAGGCTGTGCTGGCTGAAGGTCAACGCTTACTGATTGATGATCCAACCCGCTTCGACGGGGTCAAAGTGCTGGGAGTCGATGAACATGTTTGGCGGCATACCCGAACCGGCGACAAATACGTCACCGTGATTGTGGACCTCACCGCGGTGCGTGACGGCACCGGTACCGCACGACTGATCGACATGGTCCCTGGAAGATCCAAAGCTGTATTCAAAACCTGGCTGGCTGATCAAGAAGAACAATGGAAACAGGGCATTGAAGTCGTCGCAATGGACGGTTTCACCGGCTTCAAAACAGCTGCCGTCGAGGAGCTACCCCACGCGGTGGAGGTGTTGGATCCATTCCATGTAGTCAAACTAGGTTCCGAGGCGCTGGACCAGACCCGGCAACGGATTCAACGTGAGCAACATGGGCGTCGAGGACGCAAGGATGACCCGCTTTACAAGTGCAGGCGAACGCTGACCACGGGACTATCCTTGGCTACGGAAAAGCAGAAGACCAAGCTTGAAGACCTGTTCAAGGAGCCGGAGTATGAGCCGGTTCAATTGGTCTGGAGCGTGTATCAGAAGATGGTGGATGCCTACCGGCAACCGAAGCCCGAGGTCGGACGGTGGGCCTTGGAGCAACTGATCAACGAAGTTGGCACGAAGGTACCGAAAGGGTTGCCGGAGCTGAAAAAGCTCGGCGGCACCCTGCGCAGGAGGAAGACGGACATTCTCGCGTACTTTGATCATATTGGTAGTTCGAATGGTCCTACCGAGGCTTTGAATGGCAGGTTGGAGCATCTGCGAGGTATCGCGTTGGGGTTCAAGAATCTGGCGCACTATATCGCCCGGTCGTTGTTGGAGACCGGTGGGTTTAGACGGCGTTTACACCCTCAATCCTGAAGAGCCGGTTAAGCGGTGGTAGTTGTAGACGCGGTGGCCCTTATCTTCTACATCCAAGGCACGCATCAGGCGCTTG comes from Glutamicibacter arilaitensis Re117 and encodes:
- a CDS encoding enoyl-CoA hydratase/isomerase family protein; translated protein: MENQSPATAAPSQIISTVHGPIGHIELNRDAKLNALNLDMLNELSRVLRAWAQDSSISLVLLTGRGQRAFCAGGDIADFHAAITTGRHQDFANLLATEFDLDYLISTYPKPLISLAHGITMGGGIGLASHAPVRLVTANAAMGMPEAKIGYTPDVGGSHLLASAPGHFGEYYAMSAQSFTGADAVLLGFADVVVTEGFAENILDELDEFVGLNAGEIAAAIEVMHGAPESFALEMDQGWIDHAFGAVTPQEVFDRLQHMVHPSAQRAAQQLAANSPTSVASAFYNVRAAREEQDLRSALDRELRLARYLMYRPDLAEGIRAQVIDKDRNPTWSPASLEEVDHAALRSLAEGTED
- a CDS encoding ISL3-like element ISAar19 family transposase, which translates into the protein MLNPTFTAPDLTTFTNLDGLGLTAIGQHLSAAKAEILCHVTNPIPWCQTCGAAGIPRDTVTRRLAHEPLGWRPTVLVIKHRRYRCANCQRVWREELSQAVAPRQKISRTGLRWALVGLVCHHLSVSRIAEGLGVTWNTANEAVLAEGQRLLIDDPTRFDGVKVLGVDEHVWRHTRTGDKYVTVIVDLTAVRDGTGTARLIDMVPGRSKAVFKTWLADQEEQWKQGIEVVAMDGFTGFKTAAVEELPHAVEVLDPFHVVKLGSEALDQTRQRIQREQHGRRGRKDDPLYKCRRTLTTGLSLATEKQKTKLEDLFKEPEYEPVQLVWSVYQKMVDAYRQPKPEVGRWALEQLINEVGTKVPKGLPELKKLGGTLRRRKTDILAYFDHIGSSNGPTEALNGRLEHLRGIALGFKNLAHYIARSLLETGGFRRRLHPQS